One segment of Magnetovibrio sp. DNA contains the following:
- the fdhF gene encoding formate dehydrogenase subunit alpha translates to MSVLKDKDYGTPPVTGETTVNMTIDGRAVSVPKGTSVMRAAAEVGISIPKLCATDCLEAYGSCRLCLVEIHGRKGTPASCTTPATEGMVVATQSPRLAKLRKGVLELYISDHPLDCLTCAANGDCELQDMAGEVGLREVRYGDQGKNHLNAPTDASNPYFAFDASKCIVCARCVRACEEVQGTFALTIQGRGFDAKVSAGIGESFLDSECVSCGACVQNCPTATLTEKSVIEHGQGEHTVSTTCAYCGVGCSLKAEMQGETVVRMVPDKNGGANAGHACVKGRFAWGYATHKDRVTKPMVRDSTSAPWRETTWNEAIAFAATRLKDIQKRHGVKSIAGITSSRCTNEEVFVVQKMIRAAFGNNNVDTCARVCHAPTGYGLKETFGTSAGTQDFKSVEKADVILLIGANPTDGHPVFGSRMKRRLRQGAKLIVADPRRIDLVQSPHIRAQHHLQLRPGTNVAMVNALAHVILSEGLEDRAFIEERTDLDAFTAWESFIRQEENSPEALEPITGVPAKDLRAAARLYATAENGAIYYGLGVTEHSQGSTMVMGLANLAMATGNVGREGVGINPLRGQNNVQGSCDMGSFPHEFSGYRHVSDDVTRIQFETIWGAELDSQPGLRIPNMFDAAIGGELKGLFVQGEDIAQSDPNTQHVHAALNALECVIVQDLFLNETAAFAHVFLPGTSFLEKDGTFTNAERRINRVRPAMRPKTGKHEWQVTCELATAMGYPMHYDHPSHIMDEIAHLTPTFQGVSFAKIDQLGSVQWPCSDATPPEGTRTMHQDGFVRGKGNFVITQFVPTDERASRSFPLLLTTGRILSQYNVGAQTRRTANTVWHPEDVLEIHPHDAEQRGIQDGDVVSLASRMGATALTATLSERMPQGVVYTTFHHPVSGVNVITTERADWATDCPEYKVTAVQVTRSNQRADWRRVHSPIVAEVAE, encoded by the coding sequence ATGAGCGTGTTGAAGGACAAAGATTACGGAACCCCGCCAGTGACCGGCGAGACCACCGTCAATATGACCATCGACGGCCGCGCCGTCAGCGTGCCCAAAGGTACCTCGGTGATGCGCGCGGCGGCTGAAGTCGGAATTTCCATCCCCAAGTTGTGCGCCACCGATTGTCTGGAGGCCTATGGCTCGTGCCGCTTGTGCTTGGTTGAAATCCACGGACGCAAAGGCACGCCTGCATCGTGTACCACGCCAGCCACGGAAGGCATGGTGGTCGCCACCCAAAGCCCGCGCCTAGCCAAACTGCGCAAGGGGGTGTTGGAGCTTTACATTTCCGACCATCCGCTCGACTGCCTGACCTGCGCCGCCAATGGCGACTGCGAACTGCAAGACATGGCCGGTGAAGTCGGCTTGCGCGAGGTGCGTTATGGCGATCAAGGCAAAAACCACCTAAACGCACCAACCGACGCCAGCAATCCGTACTTCGCGTTCGATGCCTCCAAATGCATCGTCTGTGCGCGGTGCGTGCGCGCGTGCGAAGAGGTTCAGGGCACCTTCGCCCTGACCATCCAGGGCCGTGGGTTCGACGCCAAGGTCAGCGCCGGAATCGGCGAAAGCTTCCTCGACAGCGAATGTGTGTCGTGCGGCGCGTGCGTGCAGAACTGCCCAACCGCGACATTGACGGAAAAAAGTGTGATCGAGCACGGCCAAGGCGAACACACCGTTTCGACCACCTGTGCCTACTGCGGCGTCGGCTGTTCGTTGAAGGCCGAGATGCAGGGCGAAACCGTGGTGCGCATGGTGCCCGACAAAAACGGCGGGGCAAACGCCGGGCATGCGTGCGTCAAAGGCCGGTTCGCGTGGGGCTACGCCACTCATAAAGACCGCGTCACCAAACCGATGGTGCGCGACAGCACGTCGGCCCCGTGGCGCGAAACCACCTGGAACGAAGCCATCGCGTTCGCTGCCACACGTCTCAAAGACATCCAAAAGCGTCACGGCGTCAAATCCATCGCCGGCATCACCTCGTCGCGATGCACCAACGAAGAGGTGTTTGTGGTGCAAAAGATGATCCGCGCCGCGTTCGGTAACAACAACGTCGACACCTGCGCGCGGGTCTGTCACGCGCCGACCGGCTACGGCCTGAAGGAAACCTTCGGCACCTCGGCTGGCACCCAGGATTTCAAGAGCGTCGAGAAAGCCGACGTGATCTTGCTGATCGGCGCTAACCCCACCGACGGCCATCCGGTGTTCGGTTCGCGCATGAAACGCCGTTTGCGCCAAGGCGCGAAGCTGATCGTCGCCGATCCACGACGGATCGATCTGGTGCAAAGCCCGCACATCCGTGCCCAGCACCATCTGCAACTGCGCCCCGGCACCAATGTCGCGATGGTCAATGCGCTGGCCCACGTGATCTTGAGCGAAGGCCTGGAAGATCGCGCTTTTATCGAAGAACGCACAGACTTGGATGCATTCACCGCTTGGGAATCCTTCATCCGTCAAGAAGAGAACTCCCCCGAAGCCCTGGAGCCCATTACCGGCGTGCCAGCCAAAGACTTGCGCGCCGCTGCACGCCTTTACGCCACCGCCGAAAACGGCGCGATCTATTACGGTCTCGGCGTGACCGAGCACAGCCAAGGTTCGACCATGGTCATGGGCTTGGCCAATCTGGCGATGGCGACCGGCAACGTCGGACGCGAAGGCGTCGGCATCAATCCGCTACGCGGCCAGAACAACGTTCAGGGTTCGTGCGACATGGGTTCGTTCCCCCACGAATTCAGCGGCTATCGCCATGTCAGCGACGACGTAACCCGCATCCAGTTCGAAACGATTTGGGGGGCCGAACTGGACTCCCAGCCGGGCTTGCGCATCCCCAACATGTTTGACGCGGCAATCGGCGGTGAGTTGAAGGGGCTGTTCGTGCAAGGCGAGGACATCGCCCAGTCCGACCCCAACACCCAGCACGTGCACGCAGCCCTGAACGCGTTGGAATGCGTGATCGTGCAAGACCTGTTTCTCAACGAAACGGCGGCCTTCGCCCATGTGTTCCTGCCCGGCACCTCGTTCTTGGAAAAAGACGGCACCTTCACCAATGCCGAACGCCGTATCAACCGTGTGCGCCCGGCGATGCGCCCCAAGACCGGCAAGCACGAATGGCAAGTCACCTGCGAACTGGCGACGGCCATGGGGTACCCGATGCACTACGACCATCCTTCGCACATCATGGATGAAATCGCCCACCTGACCCCAACCTTCCAAGGGGTGAGTTTCGCCAAGATCGACCAATTGGGCAGCGTGCAGTGGCCGTGCAGCGACGCCACGCCACCCGAAGGTACGCGCACCATGCACCAAGACGGTTTCGTCCGCGGTAAGGGCAATTTCGTCATCACCCAATTCGTGCCCACCGATGAACGCGCCAGCCGTTCGTTTCCGCTGTTGCTGACCACCGGGCGGATCCTCAGCCAATACAACGTCGGTGCGCAAACCCGGCGCACCGCCAATACCGTTTGGCATCCCGAGGATGTGTTGGAGATCCACCCCCATGACGCCGAACAACGCGGCATTCAAGACGGCGATGTGGTGTCCCTCGCCAGCCGCATGGGGGCGACCGCATTGACCGCGACCCTTTCCGAACGCATGCCGCAAGGGGTGGTATACACAACCTTTCATCACCCGGTAAGCGGCGTCAACGTCATCACCACCGAACGAGCTGACTGGGCCACCGACTGTCCCGAATACAAAGTCACCGCGGTGCAGGTCACGCGTTCGAATCAACGGGCCGATTGGCGACGGGTGCACTCGCCAATCGTAGCCGAGGTAGCGGAATAA
- the fdhD gene encoding formate dehydrogenase accessory sulfurtransferase FdhD: MVIPAFRSLQHSASCSVLTAGSTHRSDQREQAIDWHLAEEVPVAFVYNTAPHAVMMATPADLEDFALGFSIAEEIITHPDATLLTKVEHHDAGVRLCIAVDPDHVGRGFAARRSMAGRTGCGMCGIEDLQNAVRKPKRLKTPVPHVGVEAIMHAFEQLPHNQPMNSVNKSVHAAAFCAPDGRILMAREDIGRHNALDKLIGAVHRAGLSPSLGFVAMTSRCSFELVQKACAAGIPLLATLSAPTALAVDLAERAGMSLAARAQSGTVVRFR, from the coding sequence ATGGTCATTCCCGCTTTCCGTTCCCTGCAGCATTCGGCCTCTTGTTCGGTACTCACCGCAGGTTCGACTCATCGCAGCGACCAACGCGAACAGGCCATCGATTGGCATCTGGCCGAAGAGGTGCCCGTCGCCTTCGTCTACAACACCGCGCCCCATGCGGTGATGATGGCGACGCCGGCCGACCTGGAAGACTTCGCCCTGGGCTTTTCCATCGCCGAGGAAATCATCACCCATCCCGACGCCACCTTGCTGACCAAGGTCGAACATCACGATGCGGGTGTGCGTTTGTGCATTGCCGTCGATCCCGACCATGTGGGGCGCGGATTTGCTGCGCGCCGCTCCATGGCTGGACGCACCGGGTGCGGAATGTGCGGCATCGAAGATCTGCAGAACGCCGTGCGCAAACCCAAGCGCCTCAAAACGCCCGTGCCACATGTCGGCGTGGAGGCGATCATGCACGCGTTCGAACAACTGCCGCACAACCAGCCCATGAACAGTGTCAACAAGTCCGTTCACGCCGCAGCGTTTTGCGCCCCGGATGGGCGCATTCTCATGGCACGTGAAGACATCGGTCGGCACAACGCCTTGGACAAGCTCATCGGTGCCGTACACCGCGCGGGGCTATCGCCGTCACTTGGGTTCGTGGCGATGACCAGTCGCTGCAGTTTCGAGTTGGTGCAAAAAGCCTGCGCGGCGGGTATCCCCCTGCTCGCCACGCTTTCGGCTCCCACCGCGTTGGCGGTCGACTTGGCCGAGCGCGCAGGCATGAGCCTGGCCGCCCGCGCCCAGTCCGGCACGGTGGTCCGGTTTCGCTAA
- a CDS encoding helix-turn-helix transcriptional regulator, translating to MTVSKKPVAAQHSDDLSPPTLADFSEMVARFYDGPLAQEPSWKGSLEAVRNFFHANYAVSISRIPTSPGRSRTMSHITYSGVQNVPDVNEFYNENFYAIDLFVNLPQDKAFTAQDFVSEEEWEKNAFYQQFLAPMDVFHVLGVDMCTADGGGCQIRICRPKSAPNFSQQDKEYLELLVVHMKRCVELHAKQYETQSTNQLFASVIDRLMFGSIILDQYGFVLRQNKIAEDTIARKDGLSITSGKVHALMERDNKELQTLITNALAVHSGDQPNIVQALSISRPQGDCPLGILVRNVTAESWVEGDRKAAVAILFRDPLCAVETSHEAVRRLFGFTPAEAGLAMILADGKTLDDAAAELGVSMNTVRTHLKSMFLKTGTTRQTDLVRMILGSVATIY from the coding sequence ATGACAGTCTCAAAAAAACCTGTCGCGGCGCAACACAGCGACGACTTATCGCCGCCGACGCTGGCTGATTTCAGCGAAATGGTGGCGCGCTTTTACGACGGACCGTTGGCGCAAGAACCGTCGTGGAAAGGTTCTTTGGAAGCGGTGCGCAATTTCTTCCACGCCAACTATGCGGTTTCCATTTCACGCATCCCCACGTCGCCGGGACGCTCACGGACCATGTCGCACATCACCTACAGCGGCGTGCAAAACGTACCGGATGTGAACGAGTTCTATAACGAAAATTTTTACGCCATCGACCTGTTCGTCAATCTGCCCCAGGACAAGGCTTTCACGGCCCAGGACTTCGTCAGCGAAGAAGAGTGGGAAAAAAACGCTTTCTATCAGCAGTTCCTCGCCCCCATGGACGTCTTTCATGTGCTCGGCGTGGACATGTGCACCGCCGACGGCGGCGGCTGTCAAATTCGCATCTGCCGGCCCAAAAGCGCACCGAACTTTTCCCAGCAGGACAAAGAGTATCTGGAACTTCTGGTCGTACATATGAAACGCTGCGTGGAACTTCACGCCAAACAATACGAAACCCAATCGACCAATCAGTTGTTCGCCAGCGTCATTGATCGGTTGATGTTCGGATCGATCATTCTCGACCAGTACGGGTTCGTGTTGCGCCAGAACAAAATCGCCGAAGACACCATCGCACGCAAGGATGGCTTGTCGATCACCAGCGGCAAGGTCCACGCCTTGATGGAACGTGACAACAAGGAACTGCAAACGCTCATCACCAATGCCTTGGCGGTCCACAGCGGCGACCAGCCCAACATCGTCCAGGCGCTGTCCATTTCCCGCCCCCAAGGCGATTGCCCACTGGGTATTTTGGTGCGCAACGTGACGGCGGAATCGTGGGTGGAAGGCGACCGCAAGGCCGCCGTCGCGATCTTGTTTCGCGACCCCTTATGTGCAGTCGAAACCTCACACGAAGCCGTAAGACGGCTGTTCGGGTTCACCCCGGCGGAAGCGGGACTGGCGATGATTCTCGCCGATGGCAAGACCTTGGATGACGCCGCCGCTGAATTGGGTGTCAGCATGAACACGGTGCGCACGCACCTGAAATCGATGTTCTTGAAAACCGGCACCACCCGTCAAACGGATTTGGTGCGGATGATTTTGGGCAGCGTAGCAACCATTTACTAA
- a CDS encoding catechol 2,3-dioxygenase, producing the protein MALTGILRPGHAQLRVLDLKESVDWYSNVLGLKNMGTDKQGRVYFKAWDERDHNSVILRQADQAGIDFFAFKVDGVASLNKLESDLNAYGVKTERIQAGDLLETGERVRFEIPSGHLIELYAHKTDVGNGQSYTNPEAWTSEAEIGIAPTRMDHCLLYGPDIEKVQKIFEEVLGFYLVEHVLLPDGGADLAIWLSTSNKAHDIAFVRHEEPGKLHHVAYLLDSWEKVLRAADLMSMNRVPIDIGPTRHGITRGTTIYAFDNSGNRFETFSGGYEAYPDFEPITWTFDEAGRGIFYHDRVINDKFLTVMT; encoded by the coding sequence ATGGCATTGACTGGAATTTTACGGCCGGGACACGCACAGCTGCGCGTGCTCGACCTGAAAGAAAGCGTCGATTGGTACAGCAACGTGTTGGGCCTGAAAAACATGGGCACCGACAAACAGGGACGGGTGTATTTCAAGGCCTGGGACGAACGCGACCACAACAGCGTGATTTTGCGCCAAGCGGACCAAGCGGGCATCGATTTCTTCGCCTTTAAGGTCGACGGCGTGGCGTCCTTGAACAAGCTGGAATCCGACTTGAACGCTTACGGCGTGAAGACCGAGCGCATTCAGGCAGGCGATTTGCTGGAAACCGGCGAACGCGTTCGGTTTGAAATTCCCAGCGGCCACTTGATCGAGCTGTATGCCCACAAAACCGACGTCGGCAATGGTCAGAGCTACACCAACCCCGAAGCCTGGACCAGCGAAGCGGAAATCGGCATCGCGCCGACGCGTATGGATCACTGCTTGCTGTACGGTCCCGACATCGAAAAGGTGCAAAAGATTTTCGAAGAGGTGCTCGGCTTCTATCTGGTCGAACACGTTTTGCTGCCCGACGGCGGCGCCGACCTCGCCATCTGGCTGTCGACGTCGAACAAAGCCCACGACATCGCCTTCGTGCGCCATGAAGAGCCCGGCAAGTTGCATCACGTCGCGTACTTGTTGGACAGCTGGGAAAAAGTTCTGCGCGCCGCAGACTTGATGTCGATGAACCGCGTGCCCATCGACATCGGGCCGACGCGCCACGGCATCACCCGCGGCACCACCATCTATGCGTTCGACAATTCAGGCAATCGTTTCGAAACCTTCAGCGGCGGCTATGAAGCCTATCCCGATTTCGAACCGATTACATGGACCTTCGACGAAGCGGGACGCGGCATTTTCTATCACGACCGTGTCATCAACGACAAGTTCCTGACCGTGATGACCTAA